A window from Enterocloster bolteae encodes these proteins:
- a CDS encoding TRAP transporter substrate-binding protein: MKKVLSILLAAAMVSSLWACGAPASKEASAAKETPAAEDMSVQENASQAENASSGESAKAASDYEYPEMTIILAHSGAATDARQEGALAIETYIEETSGGKIQVDVYPAGQLGDSNTLVESVQNGGIQMCIQPPANVCAFNPLLSILDVPYFFPPDIDKARAVFETDAADALLDTMQDYDMVGLGYWVDLFKAFTSNVPLRAPEDFNGLKFRVMASPVLMKFIESLGGTALTIDYQETFTALQTGAIDGQEAGIGAGIYNMKFYEVQKYMEITNHILASQLIFANKTWFEGLDDPCKQLVMDAVNIAGNDAYQEVRGDIEQAALDAIGAQCEIITLTDEELQAMSDACRQPCLDLYIESNGEAGQKILDAFNADIEKLN; encoded by the coding sequence ATGAAGAAGGTATTAAGTATCTTATTGGCGGCAGCGATGGTTTCTTCCCTATGGGCCTGCGGAGCTCCGGCGTCAAAGGAAGCCTCAGCTGCAAAGGAAACCCCGGCAGCAGAGGATATGTCTGTTCAAGAGAATGCTTCTCAGGCAGAGAATGCTTCATCAGGAGAGTCAGCAAAGGCTGCTTCTGATTACGAGTATCCTGAAATGACAATTATTCTGGCCCATTCAGGTGCGGCTACCGATGCCAGGCAGGAGGGCGCACTTGCAATCGAAACGTATATTGAGGAGACTTCCGGCGGGAAGATTCAGGTGGACGTATACCCGGCCGGACAGCTGGGGGATTCAAATACCCTTGTTGAGTCCGTGCAGAACGGCGGTATCCAGATGTGTATACAGCCACCTGCAAATGTATGTGCGTTCAATCCCCTGCTTTCCATTCTGGATGTACCGTATTTCTTCCCTCCGGATATAGATAAGGCCAGGGCTGTGTTTGAGACAGACGCAGCGGACGCCCTCCTTGACACCATGCAGGATTACGACATGGTAGGTCTGGGCTACTGGGTAGACCTGTTCAAGGCATTTACCAGCAATGTGCCCCTGCGCGCACCAGAGGATTTTAACGGATTAAAATTCCGTGTAATGGCATCGCCTGTGCTTATGAAGTTTATCGAATCCCTGGGCGGTACTGCTCTTACCATTGATTATCAGGAGACCTTTACTGCTTTGCAAACCGGTGCAATTGACGGGCAGGAAGCAGGCATAGGAGCAGGAATCTATAACATGAAGTTTTACGAGGTGCAGAAGTATATGGAGATTACAAACCATATTCTTGCCTCACAGTTGATTTTTGCCAATAAGACCTGGTTCGAGGGGCTGGACGATCCGTGTAAGCAGTTGGTTATGGATGCTGTGAACATTGCCGGAAATGATGCTTATCAGGAAGTGAGGGGAGATATAGAGCAGGCTGCTCTGGACGCAATCGGGGCTCAGTGTGAAATCATTACCCTTACCGATGAAGAACTGCAGGCCATGTCTGACGCATGCCGCCAGCCTTGCCTTGACCTTTATATTGAAAGCAACGGCGAAGCGGGCCAGAAGATTCTTGACGCGTTTAATGCCGACATAGAAAAGCTGAATTAA
- a CDS encoding TRAP transporter small permease, whose amino-acid sequence MNKTYEKYKAFDKAFKKFELTFCALSILFVTFLVTLGIVLKNFFGFSFPWTEELCQYIMVWVACIGGVISVEKHEHVSVDIIYNMLPQKLHSYYRMILAVIATVFLAAFAYFSYLEVVSIKATARTSVTMPWFQMWWMYLGTMMGCGLMALEYFKTIFVLFKEGKIKAGVDTKDQDLSKLETM is encoded by the coding sequence ATGAACAAAACATATGAAAAGTATAAGGCGTTTGACAAAGCATTCAAAAAGTTTGAGCTAACGTTCTGCGCATTATCAATCTTGTTCGTTACTTTTCTGGTTACTCTGGGAATCGTACTAAAGAATTTTTTCGGATTTTCTTTTCCTTGGACAGAGGAGCTCTGCCAATACATCATGGTCTGGGTGGCTTGTATCGGCGGCGTTATCAGCGTTGAAAAACATGAGCATGTCAGTGTGGATATCATATATAACATGCTTCCTCAAAAGCTGCACTCATACTATCGTATGATACTTGCCGTTATTGCGACGGTATTCCTGGCTGCGTTTGCTTACTTTTCATATCTGGAGGTGGTTTCCATAAAGGCAACTGCCCGTACCAGCGTGACCATGCCGTGGTTTCAGATGTGGTGGATGTATCTGGGAACTATGATGGGCTGCGGACTCATGGCATTGGAGTATTTTAAGACCATATTTGTTCTCTTTAAGGAAGGTAAGATAAAAGCTGGAGTCGACACAAAAGACCAGGACCTGAGCAAGCTCGAAACCATGTAA
- a CDS encoding TRAP transporter large permease translates to MTAGLFIIALLVCLFLGIPIFIAMMIPSTYYLLNVLNMQPIMAVSSFTAGLNKFSTLCLPFFILAASVMGKGQIGSRLLKFCRSIVGHMYGGIGMTAIVCCIIIGAISGASTAGILIIGALIYQEMIDNGYPRGFSAGLICTVSSVGMLIPPGIAFVVYAMNTNTSVLKLFMGGLSSGIVMAAIFMVYVYVYARRHKVPRLPRISLKEFFTAVKEAIWALGLPVIIIGTMYTGICTPTEAAAISAVYAIFVEMVIYKDVDFKTLIDICGDCAKTVCTIYILLAAGQLLGYVMTLARIPQLMEAMLGSTSRLMILLVINIMFLIAGMFMGAGSSIVIIMPMVYQLALKAGIDPIFLGNVVVTNLAIGMSTPPFGLNLFVSAKVMKLSFVEIVRSSMPFIMLTILVLIIITLFPGLSLFLPNLLVE, encoded by the coding sequence ATGACAGCGGGATTATTTATTATAGCTCTTCTGGTGTGCCTGTTCCTGGGTATACCTATCTTTATCGCCATGATGATACCCAGTACATATTATCTGTTAAATGTGCTGAATATGCAGCCAATCATGGCGGTCTCATCCTTTACCGCAGGATTAAACAAGTTTTCCACCCTGTGTCTGCCATTCTTTATTTTGGCAGCTAGTGTGATGGGGAAAGGGCAGATTGGAAGCAGGTTGCTGAAGTTCTGCCGGAGTATTGTGGGGCATATGTACGGCGGCATAGGCATGACGGCAATTGTGTGCTGCATTATCATCGGTGCCATATCGGGGGCATCCACAGCAGGAATATTGATTATAGGGGCCTTGATATACCAGGAGATGATTGATAACGGCTATCCACGGGGATTCAGCGCCGGACTTATCTGTACCGTCAGTTCTGTTGGTATGCTGATTCCCCCCGGTATTGCTTTTGTTGTATATGCCATGAACACAAATACATCCGTACTTAAACTGTTCATGGGAGGCTTAAGCTCCGGTATCGTTATGGCTGCTATATTTATGGTATACGTATATGTGTATGCCCGCAGGCACAAGGTGCCAAGGCTTCCCAGAATCAGCCTTAAGGAGTTTTTTACTGCGGTAAAGGAGGCCATCTGGGCGCTGGGTCTTCCGGTCATCATCATCGGGACCATGTATACCGGCATCTGTACGCCCACAGAGGCAGCGGCCATATCGGCTGTGTATGCCATTTTCGTTGAGATGGTCATATATAAAGATGTGGATTTTAAAACACTCATTGATATCTGCGGAGACTGCGCTAAGACAGTGTGTACGATTTACATACTGCTGGCAGCCGGCCAGCTTTTAGGGTATGTGATGACGCTGGCAAGGATACCGCAGCTCATGGAAGCGATGCTGGGTAGTACGTCAAGGCTGATGATATTGCTGGTAATAAATATAATGTTTCTGATTGCAGGTATGTTCATGGGCGCTGGCTCCTCGATTGTAATTATCATGCCCATGGTTTACCAGTTGGCTTTAAAAGCAGGGATAGACCCTATATTCCTTGGAAACGTGGTGGTAACCAATCTGGCAATCGGTATGAGCACTCCTCCTTTTGGCCTGAACCTGTTTGTCAGCGCCAAGGTGATGAAGCTGTCCTTTGTAGAGATAGTGAGGTCATCCATGCCGTTTATCATGCTGACGATTTTAGTGCTTATAATTATTACCCTGTTTCCAGGTTTATCCTTGTTCCTCCCCAACCTGTTGGTTGAATAA
- a CDS encoding cysteine hydrolase family protein, giving the protein MEDFKAALIVVDVTRAHFDYDFNYLPVPEDDCQRVLGGLVKVIPEFRSRGLPVIFVRTGHKINPLTGETMSLASPFWRYQMENKISIGGHVRRPVNTENSPAMEIMPQLGAEEQDIIVHKQRYSAFMGTPLEMYLRVMGINTLFFTGANTNNCVLCTAFEAYNRDYRVIAIEDCCASMNGKAYHELAIMQIKASLGWVVDSGSVADILDGRTKL; this is encoded by the coding sequence ATGGAAGATTTTAAGGCGGCTCTTATTGTTGTGGATGTTACACGGGCACATTTTGATTATGATTTCAACTATCTTCCGGTGCCGGAGGATGACTGCCAGAGGGTGCTTGGAGGTCTCGTTAAAGTAATACCTGAGTTCCGCTCCCGGGGGCTTCCGGTGATATTTGTGAGGACAGGCCATAAAATCAATCCTTTGACAGGGGAGACAATGTCCTTGGCAAGCCCTTTCTGGCGTTATCAGATGGAAAATAAGATCAGCATAGGCGGTCATGTGAGAAGGCCTGTAAATACTGAAAATTCACCTGCCATGGAAATTATGCCACAGCTTGGCGCTGAAGAACAAGACATCATAGTCCATAAACAGAGATACAGCGCGTTCATGGGCACGCCCCTTGAGATGTATTTAAGGGTCATGGGTATCAACACCTTGTTCTTTACCGGCGCAAATACAAACAACTGTGTACTCTGTACCGCCTTTGAGGCATACAACCGTGACTACCGGGTCATTGCCATTGAGGACTGCTGCGCAAGCATGAATGGAAAGGCTTACCATGAGCTGGCAATAATGCAGATCAAGGCGTCTCTTGGATGGGTAGTGGACAGCGGTTCTGTAGCGGATATACTTGACGGCAGGACTAAGCTTTAG
- a CDS encoding FAD binding domain-containing protein, translating to METNYYHPRELEEAAALLEEQEGTVLVNGGSDIILSISAGKITPTGIIDIRGIKSMNTITDDGQYVHIGGNVTYRQMQDSPVCGRIGGLARAAGSVGSPVIRMVATPAGNIATAAPSADCASMMLALDTELVLVSVRGERIVRQKDIYLGAYKTDIQSNEIIKEMRFPSPGPDKGSGYARFSRRKSQDIAKVIAGAVVTVDKKGRCLSAVISLGALNATAVLAPSIGERIKGLGRDEAIQLALKFFPREAGLRESYFKRYKEETTCNAIAEALDMAFAETERGDSCYACGSL from the coding sequence ATGGAAACAAATTATTATCACCCCAGGGAACTGGAGGAAGCAGCGGCGTTGTTGGAGGAACAGGAGGGAACGGTGTTGGTGAACGGCGGTTCCGACATCATACTGAGCATTTCTGCGGGTAAAATCACTCCTACCGGAATCATTGACATACGCGGTATAAAGAGTATGAATACAATCACGGATGACGGACAGTATGTGCATATCGGAGGAAACGTAACCTACCGTCAGATGCAGGATTCTCCTGTGTGCGGCAGGATTGGCGGACTGGCCAGGGCGGCGGGCAGTGTGGGGAGTCCGGTCATACGTATGGTTGCTACGCCTGCCGGCAACATTGCTACTGCTGCGCCGTCGGCTGACTGTGCATCCATGATGCTGGCTCTTGATACGGAGCTGGTACTGGTAAGTGTCAGGGGGGAGCGTATTGTCAGACAAAAGGACATATATTTAGGAGCATACAAAACAGATATACAGAGTAATGAGATTATTAAGGAGATGCGGTTTCCCAGTCCGGGCCCGGATAAGGGCAGCGGATATGCAAGGTTTTCCCGCAGGAAATCACAGGATATAGCAAAAGTTATAGCAGGCGCGGTGGTTACCGTGGATAAAAAAGGACGGTGCCTGTCCGCGGTTATATCATTGGGAGCCTTAAACGCCACAGCGGTCCTGGCTCCCAGCATCGGAGAAAGGATTAAGGGTTTGGGGCGGGACGAGGCAATACAGCTTGCCCTGAAATTCTTTCCGCGGGAGGCGGGACTCAGAGAGAGCTATTTTAAAAGATATAAAGAAGAAACAACCTGTAATGCCATAGCAGAGGCTTTAGATATGGCATTCGCGGAAACAGAGAGGGGGGACTCGTGTTATGCCTGTGGTTCACTTTGA
- a CDS encoding (2Fe-2S)-binding protein, with protein sequence MPVVHFDLNGRAVCIEVDGKELLVDTLRKRFLLTGTKKACGTDDCGACTVLIDNRAVRSCAYLTCMVEGRNVMTIEGLGTPWHLHPLQQAFIDAGAVQCGYCTPGMIMTVYGLLEEKENPDEEEIRMAISGNLCRCTGYQKIVNAVKLAAERRLMTANHSWEEIK encoded by the coding sequence ATGCCTGTGGTTCACTTTGATTTAAATGGCAGGGCAGTGTGTATTGAGGTTGACGGAAAGGAACTCCTGGTTGACACCTTGCGAAAACGCTTTCTGCTGACGGGAACAAAGAAAGCATGCGGTACAGATGATTGCGGCGCTTGCACGGTGCTGATTGACAACAGGGCTGTCCGTTCCTGCGCCTATCTTACCTGCATGGTGGAAGGCAGAAACGTGATGACCATAGAGGGCTTGGGGACGCCATGGCATCTTCATCCGCTTCAGCAGGCATTTATAGACGCAGGAGCGGTACAGTGCGGCTATTGTACACCGGGCATGATTATGACTGTGTACGGGCTGCTGGAAGAAAAGGAGAATCCGGATGAGGAAGAAATCAGGATGGCTATATCAGGAAATCTTTGCCGCTGCACGGGTTACCAGAAGATTGTAAATGCCGTTAAGCTGGCAGCAGAAAGAAGGCTTATGACTGCAAATCACAGTTGGGAGGAAATCAAGTGA
- a CDS encoding xanthine dehydrogenase family protein molybdopterin-binding subunit — translation MTLNESCIGQRYIRPDSISKVTGYAKFTADLLAGRTDVLVAKVRRIDCARARIKSIDTGEAKKVPGVVAVLTAGDLKDGSGYGYILKDKPVLAKDEIICDCDPVAFVAAETEEAAYRAVNLIKVEYDALPFETDPLKNMLPGAEQVRKEYGSHHCGNVSNDVRVAKGGMEEAASKTVIEITADFRTPMVEHTALERDIAFAEPDAVNGGLTFYCPVQNVHGMREGLCEALHLPVSRIRVVSPLVGGGFGGKECSSVDCGVAAGILALCTGRAVVYEMTREEMFRYTSKRHRSYIKYKIGVDTHGCMTGMWSEAIFDKGAYKSVDVIPHRSALLSGGPYVIPAVDVRNRSIYTNHVYGGAFRGLGAPQQYYALECAMDDMARTIGMDPVEFRLKNLIKEGSETIFSQQMSKSDAAGIRECIEKVRQELEWDKPLDCSDPYKKRGRGIACYMYGTGSSFPKDAGHVYLELNLDGSLNVNLAQNEMGQGLITAMSQIAAQAMGVSIEYVNVGISDSMCGPEAGPTSASRATVFQGNAIIAGCRSLKKRILDVAADMLEADAHELTIKNSEIFSEKEPDKKVTLKSAAARARVSQVSLAQVGNWYPPMTEKDPENLNQTTRWTTFAYGAHGVLVEVDTRNGMITVCRSVQATDVGKAINPDTVEGQMDGGAAQAIGWALMEECFLRHGLVKETSLHEYLIPTALDVPSLESIIVESGSESGPFGAKGVGEPTILGGAPAIRNAVLDATGLAMYEIPMTPVRVMEALERAETASAAEKKPFFRVPLQCGLWD, via the coding sequence GTGACTTTGAATGAATCATGTATTGGACAGCGGTATATCAGACCGGACAGCATAAGCAAGGTGACCGGCTATGCAAAGTTTACGGCGGACCTGCTTGCCGGAAGGACGGATGTGCTTGTGGCCAAAGTGCGCAGAATAGACTGTGCCCGCGCCAGGATAAAAAGCATAGATACGGGTGAAGCAAAGAAGGTTCCAGGAGTGGTGGCGGTTCTGACAGCAGGTGACTTGAAGGACGGTTCCGGGTATGGATATATTCTTAAAGATAAGCCGGTTCTGGCAAAGGATGAAATTATATGCGATTGTGATCCGGTAGCTTTTGTGGCAGCAGAAACAGAGGAAGCAGCTTACAGGGCGGTGAACCTGATAAAGGTGGAGTATGACGCTCTGCCCTTTGAGACAGACCCTTTAAAGAATATGCTGCCGGGGGCTGAACAGGTGAGAAAGGAGTACGGCTCTCATCATTGCGGCAATGTCTCAAATGATGTCCGGGTGGCAAAGGGTGGTATGGAAGAAGCTGCTTCAAAAACAGTGATTGAGATAACCGCGGATTTTCGCACGCCCATGGTAGAACACACTGCGCTGGAACGGGATATTGCTTTTGCAGAGCCGGATGCTGTGAACGGCGGACTGACCTTCTATTGTCCGGTACAGAATGTGCATGGCATGCGGGAAGGCCTGTGCGAAGCCCTTCATCTGCCTGTGAGCCGGATAAGGGTGGTCAGCCCTCTGGTTGGCGGCGGCTTTGGAGGGAAAGAGTGTTCATCTGTGGATTGCGGCGTGGCAGCCGGAATTCTGGCGCTTTGTACAGGGCGGGCAGTGGTTTATGAAATGACGCGGGAAGAAATGTTCCGCTATACCAGTAAACGGCATCGCAGCTATATAAAATATAAAATTGGTGTGGATACCCATGGATGTATGACCGGGATGTGGTCTGAAGCTATTTTTGATAAGGGCGCATATAAATCAGTGGATGTGATTCCTCACAGATCTGCACTGTTATCGGGAGGCCCTTATGTAATACCGGCCGTGGATGTGAGAAACCGATCCATATATACAAATCATGTATACGGCGGAGCGTTCAGAGGTCTGGGAGCACCTCAGCAGTATTATGCTCTGGAGTGTGCAATGGATGATATGGCCCGCACCATAGGAATGGACCCGGTTGAATTCAGACTTAAGAATTTAATAAAAGAAGGGTCTGAGACTATATTTTCCCAGCAGATGAGTAAGAGTGATGCGGCAGGCATACGTGAATGCATTGAAAAGGTGAGGCAGGAATTGGAATGGGACAAGCCTCTCGACTGTTCAGACCCATACAAAAAGCGCGGCAGGGGAATTGCCTGCTATATGTATGGAACCGGAAGTTCATTTCCAAAAGACGCGGGCCATGTATACCTGGAGTTGAATCTGGATGGCTCCCTCAATGTGAACCTGGCCCAGAACGAAATGGGCCAGGGCTTGATTACGGCTATGAGCCAGATTGCGGCCCAGGCAATGGGTGTTTCCATAGAATATGTGAATGTAGGGATATCGGATTCCATGTGTGGACCGGAGGCGGGTCCCACATCCGCTTCAAGGGCAACTGTGTTCCAGGGAAATGCAATCATAGCCGGCTGTCGTTCCCTGAAGAAACGGATACTGGATGTTGCGGCGGATATGTTAGAGGCGGACGCCCATGAGTTGACCATAAAAAACAGCGAGATATTTTCCGAGAAGGAACCAGATAAAAAGGTAACTCTTAAGTCAGCCGCTGCAAGGGCCCGGGTATCCCAGGTGTCTCTGGCGCAGGTTGGAAACTGGTATCCGCCTATGACGGAAAAAGACCCTGAGAATCTTAACCAGACAACACGGTGGACAACATTTGCATATGGAGCGCACGGTGTGCTCGTGGAGGTGGACACCAGAAACGGTATGATTACGGTGTGCAGGTCAGTACAGGCAACTGACGTGGGCAAAGCCATTAATCCGGATACGGTTGAGGGGCAGATGGACGGCGGAGCGGCCCAGGCGATTGGATGGGCCCTTATGGAGGAATGCTTTTTGAGACATGGTTTGGTAAAGGAAACGTCCCTGCATGAATATCTGATCCCCACTGCCTTGGATGTACCGAGCCTTGAATCCATTATTGTGGAGTCAGGTAGTGAGTCAGGACCCTTTGGCGCTAAAGGAGTAGGAGAGCCGACGATTCTAGGGGGAGCCCCGGCCATAAGGAATGCGGTTCTGGACGCAACAGGCCTTGCTATGTACGAAATTCCTATGACACCGGTCAGAGTGATGGAGGCTCTTGAACGGGCAGAGACAGCATCTGCGGCAGAGAAGAAACCATTTTTCAGGGTGCCGCTGCAGTGCGGACTCTGGGATTGA
- a CDS encoding SDR family oxidoreductase, whose protein sequence is MDVSNPDDSEILVSSTMETFGKLVDILVNNAGARDEGLRPVDKEIDSEIDRVVGINIKGVTYCTRAILKDMLKNKKGVIVSVASSSGLSGGPDNGPVCRPGLWFQFIVKYSGFPSCHMLLLDV, encoded by the coding sequence ATGGATGTTTCAAACCCGGATGACAGTGAGATACTGGTATCCAGTACGATGGAAACGTTCGGAAAACTAGTAGATATTCTGGTAAATAATGCAGGCGCCAGGGATGAAGGGCTACGGCCTGTTGATAAGGAAATCGACAGCGAGATAGACCGCGTTGTCGGCATAAATATTAAAGGCGTTACGTATTGTACACGCGCAATACTTAAAGATATGCTGAAAAATAAAAAGGGTGTCATTGTTAGCGTGGCAAGCAGCTCCGGTCTGAGCGGCGGCCCCGATAACGGGCCAGTGTGCCGCCCTGGATTATGGTTTCAATTTATAGTTAAGTATTCCGGGTTTCCCTCTTGTCATATGCTTCTTTTAGATGTATGA
- a CDS encoding ROK family transcriptional regulator produces the protein MKINEKALEKKRQNKARIASHILHRKQISKPELAIELGLSMPTVLQNVKELQEAGIVEEVGEYESTGGRKAKALSVVKNVRYAAGVDITANHISVVIIDLKGDMVHSRRFRRRFENTAEYYEDLAAELEQFLDESRVDKKKILGVGISLPGIVDRENSRLIRSHILQVSDINLEVISRLIPYPVHFENDANSAAVAELQGTDRNAVYLSLSNTVGGSIYLDNDIYGGDHFRSAEFGHMIIYPEGRLCYCGKRGCADPYCSAGVLSSFAGEDGGLAEFFRLVEKKERDAMAVWDTYLEDLSIVITNLRMCFDCDIVLGGYVGGYLKPYMSQLGRKVMVNNKFDNDTLYLRNCRYEKEASAVGIAMTFMDEYFRTII, from the coding sequence ATGAAGATAAATGAAAAGGCATTGGAAAAGAAACGTCAGAACAAGGCAAGGATTGCCAGCCATATCCTCCACAGAAAGCAGATATCCAAGCCGGAGCTGGCCATTGAACTGGGACTCAGTATGCCCACTGTACTCCAGAATGTGAAGGAACTTCAGGAGGCCGGAATCGTGGAGGAGGTGGGAGAGTATGAATCCACGGGCGGGCGCAAGGCCAAGGCATTGTCTGTTGTGAAAAATGTGAGGTACGCTGCAGGGGTTGATATCACGGCCAATCATATAAGTGTTGTGATCATTGACCTTAAGGGGGATATGGTTCACAGCAGGCGGTTTCGCAGGCGGTTTGAGAATACTGCGGAGTATTATGAGGACCTGGCGGCGGAATTGGAGCAGTTCCTGGATGAGAGCCGGGTGGACAAAAAGAAAATACTGGGAGTGGGCATTTCACTGCCGGGTATTGTGGATAGGGAAAACAGCCGGCTGATACGTTCCCATATTCTCCAGGTCAGCGATATCAACCTGGAGGTCATAAGCAGACTGATCCCATATCCGGTACATTTTGAAAATGATGCAAACAGCGCTGCGGTCGCGGAGCTTCAGGGTACGGACAGGAATGCTGTTTACCTCTCTCTCAGCAACACGGTGGGCGGTTCCATCTACCTGGACAATGATATTTACGGGGGAGACCATTTCCGCAGCGCGGAGTTTGGGCACATGATTATATATCCGGAAGGAAGGCTGTGCTACTGCGGTAAGCGCGGATGTGCAGATCCTTATTGTTCCGCCGGGGTATTGTCCTCTTTTGCGGGGGAGGATGGGGGCCTGGCGGAGTTTTTCCGGCTGGTAGAGAAGAAAGAGCGGGATGCCATGGCGGTCTGGGACACATATCTGGAGGATCTGTCCATTGTCATTACCAATCTAAGGATGTGTTTTGACTGCGACATCGTGCTGGGCGGCTATGTGGGCGGCTATCTGAAGCCTTATATGTCACAGCTTGGCAGGAAGGTAATGGTTAATAATAAGTTTGATAATGATACCCTTTATCTGAGAAACTGCCGCTATGAAAAGGAGGCGTCTGCGGTAGGGATTGCCATGACATTCATGGATGAGTATTTTAGGACAATAATATAA
- a CDS encoding zinc-dependent alcohol dehydrogenase, which translates to MLQQVMTEPGKIEFHEVPVPEISDREVLIKIMKIGICGSDIHVYHGEHPFTSYPVTQGHEVSGEVVKAGRAVTGLKPGQKVTIQPQVVCGQCYPCRHGKYNLCEDLKVMGFQTTGVASHYFAVDAAKVTLLPDDMSYDEGAMIEPLAVAVHAVKQARDVKGAKIAVLGAGPIGILVAQAAKGLGAEQVMITDVSGLRLEKAKECGVDFCVNTRNKDFGEAMTESLGPDKAEVIYDCAGNNITMGQAIKYARKGSTIILVAVFAGLGQIDLAVLNDHELDLNTSMMYRNEDYLDAIRLVNEKKVVLSPLISRHFAFGDYLKAYQYIDENRESTMKVIINVQE; encoded by the coding sequence ATGTTGCAGCAGGTAATGACAGAGCCAGGTAAAATTGAGTTTCATGAGGTTCCGGTACCGGAAATCAGTGACAGGGAAGTGCTTATAAAGATTATGAAAATAGGAATCTGCGGATCTGATATCCATGTGTATCATGGGGAACACCCGTTTACAAGCTATCCTGTAACCCAGGGACATGAGGTTTCAGGTGAGGTGGTGAAGGCTGGCCGGGCAGTGACCGGGTTAAAGCCAGGGCAGAAGGTGACAATCCAGCCCCAGGTGGTGTGCGGCCAATGCTACCCGTGCCGCCATGGCAAATATAATCTGTGCGAGGATCTGAAGGTGATGGGTTTCCAGACTACGGGTGTCGCATCCCACTATTTTGCCGTGGATGCCGCAAAGGTAACCCTGCTTCCCGATGACATGAGCTATGATGAGGGGGCTATGATAGAGCCTCTGGCTGTTGCGGTCCACGCCGTGAAGCAGGCCAGGGATGTTAAGGGAGCAAAGATTGCAGTGCTGGGAGCGGGACCCATCGGGATACTGGTGGCACAGGCAGCAAAGGGGTTAGGAGCTGAGCAGGTGATGATTACGGATGTCAGCGGTCTGCGCCTTGAAAAAGCAAAGGAGTGCGGAGTTGACTTCTGTGTGAATACCAGGAATAAGGATTTCGGGGAGGCCATGACAGAAAGCTTGGGGCCGGATAAAGCGGAAGTCATCTATGACTGTGCGGGCAACAACATTACCATGGGGCAGGCGATTAAATATGCCCGCAAGGGAAGCACAATTATTCTGGTTGCGGTGTTCGCGGGCCTGGGGCAGATTGATCTGGCTGTGCTCAATGACCATGAACTGGACCTGAATACCAGTATGATGTACCGGAACGAGGATTACCTGGATGCAATCCGCCTTGTGAATGAGAAAAAGGTGGTTCTGTCCCCTCTTATCTCCAGGCACTTTGCATTTGGGGACTATCTGAAAGCATACCAGTACATAGATGAGAACAGGGAAAGCACCATGAAAGTAATTATCAACGTGCAGGAGTAG